The Thermococcus sp. genome includes a window with the following:
- a CDS encoding metallophosphoesterase, with amino-acid sequence MQFKLPIFRKKVLEVLSSSDETKVMHISDTPESVYHFIGELIERIGPDYIIHTGDVADNVKLERKPELVPLYRGALRKLARVLKGSGAVLYIVPGNEDDPGLLQEFFGSSVVEPGTVVEIEGVRFALGHSWQDVVDKDADFRLYGHNFKLIEGGLNGVLGVNFVLLPSKRTYKVKYPGGTDFDRGYKMWRGM; translated from the coding sequence ATGCAGTTCAAGCTACCAATCTTCCGGAAAAAGGTGCTGGAAGTGCTCTCTTCCTCCGATGAGACCAAGGTCATGCACATAAGCGACACTCCAGAGAGCGTCTACCACTTCATCGGGGAGCTCATAGAGAGGATTGGGCCCGACTACATAATCCACACTGGGGACGTGGCCGACAACGTAAAGCTTGAGAGAAAGCCCGAGCTGGTGCCCCTTTACAGGGGCGCTCTGAGAAAACTGGCGCGTGTCCTCAAAGGATCCGGTGCGGTTCTCTACATCGTCCCGGGCAACGAGGATGACCCCGGACTCCTTCAGGAGTTCTTTGGGAGTTCCGTCGTCGAGCCCGGCACTGTCGTCGAGATAGAGGGAGTCAGGTTCGCCCTCGGCCACAGCTGGCAGGATGTGGTCGATAAAGATGCCGACTTCAGGCTCTACGGCCACAACTTCAAGCTGATTGAGGGGGGCTTAAACGGTGTTCTCGGCGTCAACTTCGTTCTCCTCCCGAGCAAGAGGACGTACAAGGTAAAGTATCCCGGAGGAACGGACTTTGATAGGGGTTACAAGATGTGGAGGGGTATGTGA
- a CDS encoding ABC transporter substrate-binding protein — MKKVLAGGLLVFVLLLAVVAAGCIGGGEQTGTQTPATVTETKVKTETKVETQVQEKVFVRFAGWSAGETEMKNYEKMIKAFEEQNPNIGIKYEVITQMFHENILASYGAGVAPDVFYVDSAWAPIFIDKGALYPISDLADQSFIDQFYPFLLEPFMKDGKLYGLPKDWSMLALFYNKKLFEQAGLTRPPETWEELEEYARIIADKTGKPGLAIYLGGFNRYVPVAVSNGAPKPWFEKPEDASWFDNPVVKETLTWYIDLYRKGKIERENQGLTPYVVQPSDVGAGWLGDAFGQQEVGMVISGNWMIPFLADQFPDFKYGEDWDIAPVPAGKNGRVTMVYTVILGINAKTEHPQEAWKFVEFLLGPEGQKELVVKGGQTLPSIKGFENDPDMWPQHKKTLSFKYDQMIVFLWGPKSGPLEGKFSDAMAAAMRGEMSVDEAIEVMKQVVQEELSS, encoded by the coding sequence ATGAAAAAAGTCCTTGCTGGTGGTCTTTTGGTTTTTGTTCTGCTTTTGGCAGTAGTGGCTGCCGGGTGCATCGGCGGCGGGGAGCAGACCGGAACCCAAACGCCGGCGACCGTCACGGAAACCAAGGTTAAAACCGAGACCAAAGTTGAGACGCAGGTGCAGGAGAAAGTTTTCGTAAGGTTCGCCGGTTGGAGCGCCGGAGAAACCGAGATGAAGAACTACGAGAAGATGATTAAAGCTTTCGAGGAGCAGAACCCCAACATCGGCATCAAGTACGAGGTCATCACCCAGATGTTCCACGAGAACATTCTGGCATCCTACGGTGCTGGAGTTGCCCCAGATGTCTTCTACGTTGACAGTGCCTGGGCCCCGATATTCATCGACAAGGGCGCCCTCTATCCGATATCCGACCTCGCTGACCAGAGCTTCATTGACCAGTTCTATCCGTTCCTGCTGGAGCCATTCATGAAGGACGGAAAGCTCTACGGCCTACCGAAGGACTGGAGCATGCTGGCCCTCTTCTACAACAAGAAGCTCTTCGAGCAGGCGGGTCTCACCAGGCCGCCCGAAACCTGGGAGGAGCTTGAGGAGTACGCCAGGATAATAGCCGACAAGACAGGAAAGCCCGGACTGGCCATATACCTCGGAGGCTTCAACAGGTACGTCCCCGTGGCGGTCAGCAACGGTGCTCCCAAGCCATGGTTCGAGAAGCCCGAGGATGCTTCCTGGTTTGACAACCCGGTCGTAAAGGAGACCCTCACGTGGTACATCGACCTTTACAGGAAGGGCAAGATAGAGCGGGAGAATCAGGGACTTACCCCGTACGTTGTCCAGCCGAGCGACGTCGGAGCGGGCTGGCTTGGTGACGCCTTTGGGCAGCAGGAGGTTGGAATGGTCATCAGCGGAAACTGGATGATCCCCTTCCTCGCCGACCAGTTCCCCGACTTCAAGTACGGTGAGGACTGGGACATCGCTCCCGTTCCTGCCGGAAAGAACGGGAGGGTGACCATGGTCTACACCGTCATTCTGGGAATAAACGCCAAGACGGAGCACCCGCAGGAGGCCTGGAAGTTCGTTGAGTTCCTCCTCGGGCCGGAGGGACAGAAGGAGCTCGTCGTCAAGGGCGGTCAGACCCTGCCCAGCATAAAGGGCTTCGAGAACGATCCCGACATGTGGCCCCAGCACAAGAAGACCCTCTCCTTCAAGTACGACCAGATGATAGTCTTCCTCTGGGGTCCGAAGTCCGGACCGCTTGAGGGCAAGTTCAGCGATGCAATGGCCGCAGCGATGAGGGGCGAAATGAGCGTGGACGAGGCCATTGAGGTTATGAAGCAGGTCGTCCAGGAAGAACTGAGCAGCTGA
- a CDS encoding translation initiation factor IF-5A — translation MGDKTKVQVSKLKPGRYILIDGEPCRIGNITVSSPGKHGSAKARIEAVGIFDGKVRSIVKPTSAEVDVPIIDKRTAQVIAMTPDTVQIMDMETYELFDVPIETGVADEIKDQLKEGINVEYWETLGRIKIMKLKGE, via the coding sequence ATGGGAGACAAGACCAAGGTTCAGGTTAGCAAGCTCAAGCCGGGAAGGTACATCCTCATCGATGGAGAGCCCTGCAGGATCGGCAACATAACCGTTTCCTCACCCGGAAAGCACGGTTCAGCCAAGGCCAGGATCGAGGCCGTTGGAATCTTCGACGGCAAGGTCAGGAGCATCGTCAAGCCCACCAGCGCTGAGGTTGACGTTCCGATCATCGACAAGAGAACCGCCCAGGTCATCGCCATGACCCCGGACACCGTCCAGATCATGGACATGGAGACCTACGAGCTCTTCGACGTCCCGATCGAGACCGGCGTCGCCGACGAGATCAAGGACCAGCTCAAGGAAGGCATCAACGTCGAGTACTGGGAGACCCTCGGCAGGATAAAGATCATGAAGCTCAAGGGCGAGTGA
- a CDS encoding sodium-dependent transporter — protein MRKISFLMAFLITGYILGIWNFLVLPKYYINFGLKGFLISLIPMLLALFLIYSEAESTKRTRYLIYELFFKISRTPALIFVLIMFLLVMLGITTYYSSYSLLYIFGVGHRYVPAIALGTILISVILLLLAKGRTLEVISVLSVLFVLFAIASAVIIRNQALDTVTAPQAVHYMENAVSAITSFDQPLSLRGVLYMLISVLISFGLGAGVYYVVGSFTPEELDLRKVLAAVFVLQIILSFAAAFTVAYSLGAAYQGFGKAFHNPSIPAEESMKLYLGFQNLKEYATNSEKSPMDSIEVFYSIPYVLRGNIANADRLIYLLMLSLYFAGLTTIIVLIEMGSQILSEVMQLGRSRSLTLVALLGLVLSATMVIGDIRTMFVVVPFSVGAIIAAVEAYPLLSEELAHNKGAVAGIMVVLFLIGLLTLYYALRAPSTTVKIGALLGLVLLVPVFMNSMLMKTRR, from the coding sequence ATGAGAAAAATAAGCTTCCTGATGGCGTTTTTGATAACGGGGTACATCCTCGGAATCTGGAACTTTCTGGTGCTGCCGAAGTACTACATAAACTTCGGACTGAAGGGGTTCCTGATATCGCTGATACCGATGCTTCTGGCGCTGTTTTTGATATACAGTGAGGCAGAGAGCACTAAACGCACCAGGTACCTGATATACGAGCTGTTCTTCAAGATATCCCGCACACCGGCACTGATATTCGTCCTCATTATGTTCCTGCTCGTGATGCTCGGAATCACCACCTACTACTCCTCCTACAGCCTCCTGTACATCTTCGGCGTTGGTCACAGGTACGTTCCGGCTATAGCCCTCGGGACGATACTCATCTCGGTGATCCTTCTTCTCCTCGCCAAGGGCAGGACTCTGGAAGTCATCTCGGTGCTCTCGGTGCTTTTCGTGCTCTTTGCAATAGCCTCCGCAGTCATCATCAGGAACCAGGCGCTCGACACCGTCACCGCCCCGCAGGCGGTTCACTACATGGAAAACGCAGTCTCGGCGATAACCTCCTTTGACCAGCCGCTATCCCTCAGGGGAGTCCTCTACATGCTCATCTCGGTGCTCATATCATTCGGCCTCGGTGCCGGCGTTTACTACGTGGTGGGAAGCTTTACCCCCGAGGAGCTTGACCTCAGAAAGGTTCTTGCGGCCGTTTTCGTCCTCCAGATAATACTGAGCTTCGCGGCGGCCTTCACCGTTGCCTACTCCCTCGGTGCCGCTTACCAGGGGTTCGGAAAGGCCTTCCACAACCCCAGCATTCCTGCGGAGGAGTCCATGAAGCTCTACCTCGGGTTCCAGAACCTCAAGGAGTACGCCACCAACAGCGAGAAGAGCCCGATGGACTCGATTGAAGTGTTCTATTCAATTCCATATGTGCTCAGGGGCAACATCGCCAACGCCGACAGGTTGATATACCTTCTCATGCTGTCGCTCTACTTCGCCGGGCTGACCACCATCATAGTCCTCATAGAGATGGGCAGCCAGATACTCTCCGAGGTCATGCAGCTTGGAAGGAGCAGAAGCCTGACGCTGGTGGCACTCCTCGGCCTTGTGCTCTCCGCAACGATGGTAATAGGCGACATCAGGACAATGTTCGTCGTGGTGCCCTTCAGCGTCGGTGCAATAATAGCCGCGGTCGAGGCATACCCGCTTCTCTCGGAGGAACTTGCACACAACAAAGGGGCTGTGGCTGGCATAATGGTTGTCCTCTTCCTCATAGGACTGCTCACGCTGTACTACGCGCTCAGGGCACCGAGCACCACTGTCAAGATAGGCGCACTCCTTGGCCTCGTCCTCCTCGTGCCGGTGTTTATGAACAGCATGCTGATGAAGACCCGCCGCTGA
- a CDS encoding 16S rRNA methyltransferase, producing MLHLVIAEAELELAPRSILDHPAIVNHAKRRGKRPEEIILDATYHHSALKKLEDGDRRGRPDIVHICLLNALESIANKEGLLRVYVHTRNDEVIYIKPETRIPRNYNRFVGLMESLFQNRAVPKNLELLRMEEKSLRELIDEISPDEVFVMHEEGEPTKPADFGRTLASIENPVVIVGGFPHGDFRSKILGKKISLYKAPLMAWTVMNEIIINFEHWVP from the coding sequence ATGCTCCACCTGGTGATAGCTGAGGCGGAGCTTGAGCTGGCGCCCAGGAGCATACTGGACCACCCCGCGATAGTCAACCATGCAAAGAGGAGGGGCAAGAGGCCGGAAGAGATAATCCTCGATGCCACCTATCACCACTCAGCCTTGAAAAAGCTCGAAGATGGGGACAGAAGGGGAAGGCCGGACATAGTCCACATCTGCCTACTGAACGCCCTTGAGAGCATAGCTAACAAGGAAGGCCTGCTGAGGGTCTACGTCCACACGAGGAACGACGAGGTAATCTACATAAAGCCCGAAACCCGCATACCGAGGAACTACAACCGGTTCGTCGGGCTGATGGAGAGCCTCTTTCAGAACCGCGCCGTTCCAAAGAACCTGGAACTGCTCCGCATGGAGGAAAAATCCCTTAGAGAGCTCATAGACGAGATAAGCCCCGACGAGGTCTTCGTGATGCACGAGGAGGGGGAGCCGACGAAGCCGGCAGACTTCGGGAGAACCCTGGCATCCATCGAAAACCCGGTGGTCATTGTTGGAGGATTCCCACACGGGGACTTTAGAAGCAAAATACTGGGAAAAAAGATAAGCCTTTACAAAGCCCCGTTGATGGCATGGACAGTCATGAACGAGATAATCATCAACTTTGAACATTGGGTCCCTTAA
- a CDS encoding carbohydrate ABC transporter permease, whose product MFSSFSSFYEKARNKEIVAGLTLISIAVILNLVFGYFAMFFAFYLSFFKWDYIGEMQFVGLQNFEIVIRDLIRGLHGAPYLLVPFYTGLKNILLYTLIVVPIQTFLAIVLASFANQKIRGQQFFKVSYFLPATTSSVIVALIFIWLFMKNGYINYVLAHVIPGFEPVDWINNKDYLLFAIATVAIWGTSGHFMVSFLAAMQAIPKEIYEAAMLDGAGPIRRFFFITIPMLRPMVVYVVVMGLIGALQMFDLAWIMAGANGGPGGAGYTVALDIYNEAFTRIRPGVAAAKSWFLFAIIFTTTYLFQKKYGRAMR is encoded by the coding sequence ATGTTTTCGTCTTTTTCTTCCTTTTACGAGAAGGCTAGGAATAAGGAGATTGTAGCCGGATTAACTCTCATCTCAATCGCCGTTATTCTGAACCTGGTTTTTGGTTACTTCGCGATGTTCTTTGCCTTCTATCTGAGCTTCTTCAAGTGGGACTACATAGGCGAGATGCAGTTCGTCGGGCTTCAAAACTTTGAGATCGTGATAAGGGACTTGATCAGGGGGCTTCACGGCGCTCCCTATCTTCTCGTGCCCTTCTACACCGGCCTGAAGAACATCCTGCTCTACACACTCATCGTCGTGCCCATCCAGACCTTCCTGGCAATAGTGCTGGCTTCCTTTGCCAACCAGAAGATTCGCGGCCAGCAGTTCTTCAAAGTCTCCTATTTCCTGCCTGCGACGACCTCCTCGGTCATCGTGGCGCTGATATTCATATGGCTCTTCATGAAGAATGGCTACATAAACTACGTCCTGGCCCACGTAATCCCGGGCTTCGAGCCGGTGGACTGGATAAACAACAAGGACTACCTCCTGTTTGCCATAGCCACCGTCGCCATCTGGGGAACCAGCGGCCACTTCATGGTGTCCTTCCTGGCGGCAATGCAGGCTATTCCAAAGGAGATATACGAGGCGGCAATGCTTGACGGTGCAGGCCCGATAAGGAGGTTCTTCTTCATAACGATCCCGATGCTCAGGCCGATGGTCGTCTACGTCGTGGTCATGGGACTCATAGGGGCCCTCCAGATGTTCGACCTCGCGTGGATAATGGCAGGGGCCAACGGCGGCCCGGGAGGGGCAGGCTACACCGTTGCGCTGGATATCTATAACGAAGCGTTCACCAGGATACGTCCCGGCGTTGCCGCGGCCAAAAGCTGGTTCCTGTTCGCGATAATATTTACGACCACCTACCTGTTCCAGAAGAAGTACGGGAGGGCTATGAGATGA
- a CDS encoding saccharopine dehydrogenase family protein yields MKVLVLGAGNVGRAIAWDLREEFDVHVGDVSEERLKTVSEFATTLKVNAANFDELVEVMKGFELVVGALPGRFGYQSVKAAIRAGVDMVDVSFMPENPLELRDEAERAQVTIIFDAGFAPGLSHILMGRIWQEMDELKEGYIYVGGLPKEPRPPLYYRITWSPKDLIEEYTRPARVIRDGQITSIDPFERIERVSIGDFEFEAFVSDGLRSLLESVRADRLEEWTLRWPGHLEKMKVLRELGFFKPEHVDNTLDVIVPLMSYESPDFSIMRVIGKGTLDGEPKEIGYLLYDEERGGFTSMARVTGFTAAIVSRLVAEGGCIYGVIPPEILGMRIDTFTRITQELAERGITIERWENAPPGDS; encoded by the coding sequence ATGAAGGTTCTCGTTCTCGGTGCCGGAAACGTTGGGAGGGCAATAGCGTGGGATTTGAGGGAGGAGTTCGACGTCCACGTTGGAGACGTCAGTGAGGAGAGACTGAAGACCGTTTCTGAGTTCGCAACCACTCTCAAGGTGAACGCGGCGAACTTCGATGAACTGGTCGAGGTCATGAAGGGATTCGAGCTGGTTGTTGGGGCCCTGCCGGGCAGGTTCGGGTACCAATCCGTTAAGGCGGCCATAAGGGCTGGCGTTGACATGGTTGACGTTTCGTTCATGCCCGAAAATCCGCTGGAACTTCGCGATGAGGCCGAGAGGGCACAGGTGACGATCATATTCGACGCGGGCTTTGCTCCAGGACTGAGCCACATCCTGATGGGCAGGATATGGCAGGAAATGGACGAGCTGAAGGAGGGCTACATCTACGTTGGAGGCCTTCCGAAGGAGCCAAGACCACCACTTTATTACAGAATTACATGGTCACCAAAGGATTTAATTGAGGAGTACACGAGGCCGGCAAGGGTCATAAGAGACGGTCAAATCACCTCAATCGACCCCTTCGAGAGGATTGAACGGGTCTCAATCGGCGACTTTGAGTTTGAGGCCTTTGTGAGCGACGGTCTGAGGAGCCTCCTGGAAAGCGTGAGGGCAGATCGGCTTGAGGAGTGGACTCTCCGCTGGCCGGGGCATCTGGAAAAGATGAAGGTTCTGAGGGAGCTTGGATTTTTCAAACCCGAGCACGTTGACAATACTCTCGACGTTATAGTCCCCCTCATGAGCTACGAGAGCCCGGACTTCTCGATAATGCGGGTTATTGGGAAGGGCACTCTCGACGGGGAGCCAAAGGAGATTGGCTACCTCCTCTACGACGAGGAACGGGGCGGATTCACCTCAATGGCCCGGGTCACGGGGTTCACCGCCGCGATAGTATCACGGCTCGTTGCCGAGGGTGGGTGCATATACGGCGTCATTCCCCCGGAGATACTGGGCATGCGCATAGATACCTTCACGAGGATAACCCAGGAGCTCGCTGAGAGGGGAATAACCATAGAGAGGTGGGAGAATGCTCCACCTGGTGATAGCTGA
- a CDS encoding ATP-binding protein, with protein MFVDRERELAFLERKWKKSGAQLIVIYGRRRVGKTMLLKEFLKDKRGVYFLATADSVDENVKELAGKLSELTGREYFRDVNDFGKLLRYLADETRGKRVLIVLDEFQYLMKLNPGILSVLQKVWDEHLIDTGVFLVLCGSSIGMMERTLEYKSPLYGRRTGQWKVEPFDIRGIVRMLPDRDMEELVKVYAIFGGVPFYLDIVKNLSAEEAVREKVLRKGEVLYEEPEFLLREELREPRVYKLILKGISLGYETLGELVSFTGLDRGNISRYLDVLERLDLIAYELPYGRRKRGRYYIRDNFFNFWFRFVYPNLADLELGLVGEVWKKIERELNAYYGKMFERLVREMLRLRILDLGQRKVARWWHKGEEIDAVAELEDGLLFVEVKWSELKKREAERVLEDLKAKAESFNAENKRFLLVAKRIEGKGEEMMDLNDLERLVR; from the coding sequence ATGTTCGTGGACAGGGAGCGGGAGCTGGCGTTCCTCGAAAGAAAGTGGAAGAAAAGCGGGGCCCAGCTCATAGTAATATACGGGCGGAGAAGGGTCGGGAAGACGATGCTCCTCAAGGAGTTCCTGAAGGACAAGAGGGGCGTTTACTTCCTTGCCACAGCTGATTCTGTGGATGAGAACGTTAAAGAACTCGCGGGAAAGCTCTCGGAACTCACCGGTAGGGAATACTTCAGAGACGTGAACGATTTCGGGAAGCTCCTCCGCTACCTTGCCGACGAAACGCGTGGCAAGAGGGTCCTCATAGTTCTGGACGAGTTTCAGTACCTGATGAAGCTCAATCCCGGGATTCTGAGCGTTCTTCAGAAGGTCTGGGACGAGCACCTCATTGATACTGGGGTGTTCCTCGTGCTCTGCGGCTCCTCCATCGGGATGATGGAGAGGACACTCGAGTACAAGAGCCCGCTCTACGGGAGGAGGACGGGGCAGTGGAAGGTTGAGCCGTTCGACATCAGGGGAATAGTCAGGATGCTCCCGGATAGGGACATGGAGGAGCTCGTGAAGGTTTACGCCATCTTTGGAGGGGTTCCGTTCTACCTCGATATCGTGAAGAACCTGTCCGCTGAGGAAGCCGTCAGGGAAAAGGTCCTGAGGAAGGGTGAGGTCCTCTACGAGGAGCCAGAGTTCCTTCTACGGGAGGAGCTTAGGGAGCCGAGGGTTTACAAGCTGATACTCAAGGGCATTTCCCTCGGCTATGAAACCCTTGGGGAGCTGGTCAGCTTCACTGGCCTGGACAGAGGCAACATCTCAAGGTACCTCGACGTCCTTGAGCGGCTTGATTTGATTGCCTACGAGCTCCCCTACGGGAGGAGAAAGAGGGGGCGCTACTACATCAGGGACAACTTCTTCAACTTCTGGTTCCGCTTCGTCTATCCCAACTTGGCCGACTTAGAGCTCGGACTGGTGGGTGAGGTATGGAAGAAGATTGAGCGCGAGCTTAACGCCTACTATGGCAAGATGTTCGAACGCCTTGTTAGGGAGATGCTCAGGCTCAGAATCCTCGACCTCGGGCAGAGGAAGGTTGCAAGGTGGTGGCACAAGGGGGAAGAGATAGATGCCGTCGCGGAGCTTGAAGACGGCCTGCTCTTCGTCGAGGTGAAGTGGAGCGAGCTGAAGAAGAGGGAAGCTGAGAGGGTTCTTGAAGATCTGAAGGCGAAGGCAGAGAGCTTCAACGCCGAGAACAAGAGGTTTTTGCTCGTCGCAAAGAGGATTGAAGGAAAAGGCGAGGAGATGATGGACCTGAACGACCTTGAAAGGCTCGTCCGCTAA
- a CDS encoding RsmB/NOP family class I SAM-dependent RNA methyltransferase, protein MLEKLFSLGYSKTFAERYYALWGERALAIAEAMEKPLPRCFRVNTLRIEVPKLTKLLNKKGFQFKRVPWAREGFCLTREPFSITSTSEYLSGLLYIQEASSMYPPVALDPKPGETVADMAAAPGGKTSYLAQLMENEGIIYAFDVGEERLKETRLNLSRLGVTNTVLIHRSSLYIDELGVEFDKILLDAPCTGSGTIHKNPERKANRTMDDVKFCQNLQMKLLEKGLSVLRKGGVLVYSTCSLEPEENEFVIQWVLDTFDVELLPLRHGEPALTNPLGIELSEEIAKARRFYPDRHGTSGFFVAKIKKL, encoded by the coding sequence ATGCTAGAAAAGCTCTTCAGCCTCGGCTACTCAAAGACCTTTGCGGAGAGGTATTACGCCCTCTGGGGCGAGAGGGCTTTAGCAATAGCCGAGGCGATGGAGAAGCCCCTGCCGAGGTGCTTCCGCGTTAATACACTCCGAATAGAGGTTCCAAAGCTCACCAAGCTCCTCAACAAGAAGGGCTTCCAGTTTAAGCGCGTCCCCTGGGCGAGGGAAGGCTTCTGCCTCACGCGCGAGCCCTTCTCGATAACCTCCACTTCGGAATACCTGAGCGGCCTCCTCTACATTCAGGAAGCAAGCTCAATGTATCCTCCCGTGGCTCTTGATCCGAAGCCCGGCGAGACCGTCGCCGACATGGCGGCAGCGCCGGGCGGGAAAACCTCTTACCTCGCCCAGCTGATGGAGAACGAGGGCATCATTTACGCCTTCGACGTCGGCGAGGAGAGGCTTAAGGAGACGAGGCTTAATCTTTCTCGCCTTGGCGTTACCAACACGGTTCTAATCCACCGGTCGTCCCTCTACATCGATGAACTCGGAGTTGAGTTCGACAAAATTCTCCTCGACGCACCCTGCACCGGCTCAGGGACGATACACAAGAACCCCGAGAGGAAGGCCAACCGCACTATGGACGACGTGAAGTTCTGCCAGAACCTGCAGATGAAGCTCCTTGAGAAGGGTCTAAGCGTCCTAAGGAAAGGTGGAGTCCTCGTCTACTCCACCTGCTCCCTTGAGCCGGAGGAGAACGAGTTCGTGATCCAGTGGGTTCTCGACACCTTTGACGTCGAACTGCTCCCGCTCCGCCATGGCGAGCCAGCTTTGACGAACCCCTTGGGAATAGAGCTGAGTGAAGAAATAGCAAAGGCGAGAAGGTTCTACCCAGACAGGCACGGTACGAGCGGCTTCTTCGTGGCAAAGATAAAGAAGCTGTGA
- a CDS encoding carbohydrate ABC transporter permease, which yields MTPKEKERLIRRIWIVITYAVLITFALVYLMPFIRSLVASFMTWAQASAYPPEWVPNPFTLENYQKLFRLDLFPRWIRNTALYAGLIVAGNVLFTSMAGYAFARLKFPGKDVIFSALLSLLMIPMFVTLVPNYIIMYKLGLIDNIFGLALLGIVNVSSIFLMRQYFTSLSNEIFEAARLDGCGPIKAFFYIALPLAKPALGAVAVYQFLGSWNAFIGPLIFLRSPENFTLPVGLSFAFQRSMWTEYTPIIAGSLVASAPTILLFLVLNRYLIRGIVITGGKG from the coding sequence ATGACCCCGAAGGAGAAGGAGAGGCTCATCCGACGTATCTGGATTGTCATAACCTACGCCGTGCTGATAACCTTTGCACTGGTCTATCTGATGCCCTTCATCAGGTCACTTGTCGCTTCCTTCATGACGTGGGCACAGGCCTCCGCATATCCCCCGGAGTGGGTTCCCAACCCATTCACACTTGAGAACTACCAGAAGCTCTTCAGGCTCGACCTGTTCCCGCGCTGGATTCGCAACACTGCTCTCTACGCGGGACTGATAGTCGCGGGCAACGTGCTCTTCACCAGCATGGCCGGCTATGCCTTCGCCAGGCTCAAATTCCCGGGGAAGGACGTGATCTTCTCCGCACTGCTCTCGCTCCTTATGATCCCAATGTTCGTCACGCTGGTTCCGAACTACATCATCATGTACAAGCTCGGCCTCATAGACAACATCTTCGGCCTGGCACTGCTGGGAATAGTGAACGTGTCGAGCATCTTCCTTATGAGGCAGTACTTCACCTCGCTTTCCAACGAGATATTCGAAGCCGCCCGCTTGGATGGGTGCGGTCCGATAAAGGCGTTCTTCTACATAGCACTGCCGCTGGCCAAGCCCGCCCTCGGTGCGGTCGCCGTTTACCAGTTCCTCGGCTCATGGAACGCCTTCATCGGACCGCTCATCTTCCTCCGTTCGCCGGAAAACTTCACCCTGCCGGTCGGTCTCAGCTTCGCCTTCCAGAGGAGCATGTGGACGGAGTACACCCCCATCATAGCGGGCTCGCTGGTGGCTTCGGCACCCACGATACTGCTCTTCCTCGTGCTGAACAGGTATCTCATTAGGGGTATAGTCATTACGGGAGGGAAAGGCTGA
- a CDS encoding ABC transporter ATP-binding protein has translation MARVLLKDVTKKFGEVVAVNRLNLEVRDGEFMVLLGPSGCGKSTTLRMIAGLETPTEGEIWIGDQLVNEIDPTKRNTAMVFQSYALYPHMTVFGNIEFPLRMWKVPKQERIRRVREVAEFLGIADLLNRKPSELSGGQQQRVALARALVREPEVFLLDEPLSNLDAKIRTQMRFELKKLLSYDLGITTIYVTHDQVEAMTMADRIAVMDKGVLQQVGTPDEIFYKPANTFVATFVGSPPMNLLKGEIGERDGRVLFDAGEFVLELPASIDVRGTAVLGFRPQHVEVSPEPKDGFVRGRLLGIEKLGVESYGHIAYGGVELVLRLPEGVERGREEVYWRPRMDRMYIFDPKSGKLLYG, from the coding sequence ATGGCGAGGGTTCTGCTTAAGGACGTTACCAAGAAGTTTGGCGAAGTGGTCGCTGTCAACAGACTGAACCTTGAGGTTAGGGACGGGGAGTTCATGGTGCTCCTCGGACCGAGCGGATGCGGAAAATCGACGACACTCAGGATGATAGCCGGCCTCGAAACACCCACCGAAGGGGAAATATGGATAGGAGACCAGCTGGTCAACGAGATAGACCCCACCAAGAGGAACACCGCCATGGTCTTCCAGAGCTACGCGCTCTATCCGCACATGACGGTTTTTGGCAACATAGAATTTCCGCTGAGGATGTGGAAGGTTCCGAAGCAGGAGAGGATACGGCGCGTCAGGGAGGTAGCCGAGTTCCTTGGAATAGCCGACCTCCTCAACCGAAAGCCGAGCGAACTGAGCGGCGGTCAGCAGCAGCGTGTGGCCTTGGCCAGGGCGCTGGTTAGGGAACCGGAGGTTTTCCTGCTCGACGAGCCGCTGAGCAACCTCGATGCCAAGATAAGAACCCAGATGCGCTTCGAGCTCAAAAAGCTCCTCAGCTATGACCTCGGAATAACCACCATCTACGTCACCCATGACCAGGTTGAGGCGATGACGATGGCCGACAGGATAGCGGTCATGGACAAGGGCGTTCTCCAGCAGGTGGGCACGCCGGATGAGATTTTCTACAAACCTGCCAACACATTCGTTGCAACGTTCGTGGGAAGCCCTCCCATGAACCTCCTGAAGGGCGAGATTGGGGAGAGGGACGGAAGGGTGCTCTTCGATGCTGGGGAGTTCGTGCTGGAACTGCCCGCCAGCATAGACGTCCGCGGCACCGCGGTTCTCGGCTTCAGGCCCCAGCACGTTGAAGTCAGCCCCGAACCGAAGGATGGCTTTGTAAGGGGCAGACTCCTCGGTATTGAGAAGCTCGGCGTGGAGAGCTACGGTCACATCGCCTACGGCGGTGTGGAGCTCGTACTCAGGCTTCCGGAAGGTGTGGAGAGGGGCAGAGAGGAGGTCTACTGGAGGCCGAGGATGGACAGGATGTACATCTTCGACCCCAAAAGTGGAAAGCTGCTGTACGGCTGA